One window of Leptospira wolbachii serovar Codice str. CDC genomic DNA carries:
- the pepN gene encoding aminopeptidase N: MTSSSSTSPVHKLEDYRPSPWLTPSLELRFDLDLHLTVVRADYEVVLQAEKIEPLFLNGESLEFLSLRIDGAIVDPEDYQVSPTGILILYPPKESFRLTVENRICPAENTSLEGLYKSGSMLCTQNEPEGFRKIVYSIDRPDNMMRFRVTISGEESLFPVMLSNGNLLSEKQLEGGKREVVWEDPFPKPSYLFALVAGELLETKDSFQTGSGRQITLKIFVEKGNEEKVSFAFDSLKKAMKWDEDTFGLEYDLDLFMIVAVEDFNMGAMENKGLNLFNAKLVLADKKSATDESFESILAVIAHEYFHNWTGNRVTLRNWFNLTLKEGLTVFRDQWFTEDMTDPAVKRIKDVLFLKEFQFPEDQGPMSHPILPKSYREMNNFYTVTVYEKGAEVIRLVSELIGRETFKKGLKLYLSKYDGQGVTFEEFVSSMEEAAGHSIPNLRNWYHRGGTPLLSVQEKYSKDSNEWILDLLDTGASEYPLVYSNSIAVFDREGKLLTEEKRIMSGARDQIRIAALDSKGTKPIVSLFRSLSSPVRLDYNQSDEEIQVLAKVETDGVSRFFAFQNLIFDWFRKSIASGREENFSIILETIADSFGVGWEKTYYSFYLSFPGLTQISENIGCYEFTKIQKLRVWAIQNISTTFTKNFQILLEENRKTIPIQTKEEIGKRKLKNIALYYLLYDPSRKFERLAVMEQREAKHMSEEVSAMKFLLEVDSKEKENAVNLFFEKWKKDSLVLDVWFAAQVTAGEDRCKIAENLEKHPQFNIRNPNKVRSLYFSLARNPLSFHKEDGSGYTFLSERIKRLNEINPQMAAALTKLYSPVSKQKGNLPKIAKRELEGLAALPNLSKELGEVLGTILNSL, encoded by the coding sequence ATGACATCCTCCTCCTCCACTTCTCCTGTCCACAAACTGGAAGACTACAGACCAAGCCCCTGGCTTACACCTTCATTAGAATTACGATTTGACCTAGATTTGCACCTGACAGTTGTCAGAGCCGATTACGAAGTGGTTCTCCAAGCAGAAAAAATAGAACCACTTTTTTTAAATGGAGAATCTTTAGAGTTTTTATCCCTTCGCATAGATGGAGCCATTGTGGATCCAGAGGATTACCAGGTTTCTCCTACGGGAATTCTCATTTTGTATCCTCCGAAAGAATCTTTCCGCCTTACCGTAGAAAATCGAATTTGTCCTGCTGAGAATACCTCTTTGGAAGGTTTGTATAAATCCGGTTCCATGTTGTGTACCCAAAACGAACCAGAAGGATTTCGTAAGATTGTTTATTCCATTGACAGACCAGATAATATGATGCGGTTTCGTGTCACCATTTCAGGAGAGGAATCACTTTTTCCTGTTATGTTGTCCAACGGGAATTTGCTTAGCGAAAAACAATTAGAAGGTGGAAAACGGGAAGTGGTTTGGGAAGACCCTTTTCCAAAACCATCCTATCTTTTTGCTCTTGTGGCCGGAGAACTTTTGGAAACCAAGGATTCTTTCCAAACTGGGTCAGGTCGACAGATCACTCTTAAAATTTTTGTGGAAAAAGGAAATGAGGAAAAGGTTAGTTTTGCTTTTGATTCTTTAAAAAAAGCAATGAAGTGGGATGAAGATACCTTTGGCCTAGAATATGATTTAGATCTTTTTATGATTGTAGCCGTGGAAGACTTCAACATGGGTGCCATGGAAAATAAAGGTTTGAATTTATTTAACGCAAAACTCGTCTTAGCTGATAAAAAATCGGCAACTGATGAAAGTTTCGAATCCATTCTTGCTGTGATTGCTCACGAATACTTTCATAACTGGACAGGGAATCGGGTTACCCTTCGTAATTGGTTTAACCTGACACTGAAGGAAGGACTGACTGTATTTCGGGACCAATGGTTTACCGAAGATATGACAGATCCTGCTGTCAAACGGATCAAAGATGTTTTGTTCCTAAAAGAATTTCAATTTCCAGAAGACCAAGGACCCATGTCTCATCCCATCCTTCCCAAATCTTATCGGGAGATGAATAATTTTTATACGGTAACAGTTTATGAAAAAGGTGCAGAAGTCATTCGATTGGTATCAGAGCTTATCGGCAGAGAAACCTTTAAAAAAGGCCTTAAACTCTATCTTTCTAAATATGACGGACAAGGTGTGACCTTTGAAGAATTTGTTTCTTCGATGGAAGAGGCTGCCGGCCATTCCATCCCCAATCTTCGAAATTGGTACCACAGAGGCGGAACTCCCTTATTATCCGTTCAGGAAAAATATTCGAAGGATTCCAATGAATGGATTTTGGATTTATTGGATACTGGTGCCAGTGAATATCCCTTAGTATATTCGAATTCGATTGCAGTTTTTGACAGAGAAGGAAAACTTCTTACGGAAGAAAAACGAATCATGTCCGGGGCCCGCGACCAAATTCGTATCGCTGCACTAGACTCAAAGGGAACAAAGCCCATAGTCTCCTTATTTCGTTCTCTTTCGAGTCCCGTGCGATTGGATTACAACCAATCAGATGAAGAAATACAAGTTTTAGCCAAGGTAGAAACCGATGGAGTCTCCCGTTTTTTTGCCTTTCAAAATTTGATTTTTGATTGGTTTCGTAAATCGATCGCATCCGGTAGGGAAGAGAACTTTTCTATCATTTTGGAAACGATTGCTGATTCTTTTGGGGTAGGATGGGAAAAAACATACTATAGTTTTTACCTTTCCTTTCCTGGGTTAACCCAAATCAGTGAAAACATTGGTTGTTATGAGTTTACCAAAATTCAGAAATTACGCGTGTGGGCCATTCAAAACATTTCCACTACCTTTACCAAAAACTTTCAAATTCTTTTGGAAGAAAACAGAAAAACCATTCCCATCCAAACCAAAGAAGAAATTGGAAAACGAAAACTAAAGAATATTGCCCTTTATTATCTGTTATACGATCCTTCCAGAAAGTTTGAAAGATTAGCAGTTATGGAACAAAGAGAAGCCAAACATATGAGTGAAGAGGTTTCTGCGATGAAATTTCTTTTGGAAGTGGATTCGAAAGAAAAAGAAAATGCCGTGAATCTTTTTTTTGAAAAGTGGAAGAAGGATAGTTTGGTTTTAGACGTATGGTTTGCCGCTCAAGTAACTGCTGGGGAAGATCGTTGCAAAATTGCCGAAAACTTAGAAAAACATCCTCAGTTTAATATTCGGAATCCAAATAAGGTTCGGTCATTGTACTTTAGTTTGGCGAGAAATCCTTTAAGCTTCCATAAAGAAGATGGAAGTGGATATACTTTTCTTTCCGAACGGATCAAACGTTTGAACGAAATCAATCCACAAATGGCCGCAGCCTTAACAAAATTATATTCTCCTGTTTCGAAACAAAAGGGAAATCTTCCTAAAATTGCCAAAAGAGAACTGGAAGGTTTAGCCGCTCTCCCGAATCTTTCTAAGGAATTGGGAGAGGTTTTAGGAACGATCTTAAATTCGCTTTAG
- a CDS encoding YopX family protein — protein MAFTIRFRVWDKQEKEFTQKGFSLTLDGKLLKFGQPITNEDNFIVNSFTGLKDKYDKDLFEEDIIEHTVAKGGNLTQHTGVIRYNNEHGAFYLENGPPLLQLFSMRKVGNPYENPILYDLYLKSKS, from the coding sequence ATGGCATTCACAATCCGGTTCCGAGTTTGGGACAAACAAGAAAAAGAATTCACTCAGAAAGGCTTTAGTTTAACCCTCGATGGGAAACTTTTAAAGTTTGGACAACCCATTACAAACGAAGACAATTTTATTGTTAATAGTTTTACCGGACTCAAAGACAAATACGACAAAGATTTATTTGAAGAAGATATCATTGAACACACAGTTGCTAAAGGTGGAAACCTCACCCAACATACAGGTGTCATACGTTACAACAATGAACATGGTGCCTTTTACTTAGAAAATGGCCCTCCTCTACTCCAATTGTTTTCCATGCGAAAAGTAGGAAACCCGTATGAAAATCCCATCCTATATGATTTGTATTTAAAAAGTAAATCTTGA
- a CDS encoding tetratricopeptide repeat protein: MEDYWKAVQNTKEKFEITDHSPKRFSFRLGGEIPTVLFKESLNHEVFWFCQKYIDKYHTNYPYPRFKEDIRSHLTDLYGDPAQNFLSGKLSFSCFSAWKEGNSSLLKLSFFLNEEEFFPYRWDYYDNKGQLFLTEEDETKNGKKDSFTYYSHSGCPKEITKDKNDFGAMDEWWYFKNCQLVRIEHDANENGFRERICHYENGKESYCEGVGEKEEREAVQLENNQKFQEALKAYRKSLKEYKKEVSNGTSRTCSLLKKIANIEYNERDFVSFTKTLDEFFSYRACESDSLDVLIYKSYYYLYVLGDYKTAKDSYQKTAEIYRKTHGEISPEILLNLAYSHFMDKDPVSCLASLDKLNSRRLTAYPRFFLFYYRGSCELNLGRWDEAYTNLKRAQILGGEREFLPVVYYKLARAAFATKRDQEGNLWTHQALLYDFDLMDKMNADPLFETFFESPNGKSHKRKYYLNKQKKQ, encoded by the coding sequence TTGGAGGACTACTGGAAAGCTGTCCAAAATACAAAAGAAAAGTTTGAAATAACCGATCATAGCCCGAAACGTTTTAGCTTTCGATTGGGTGGGGAAATTCCGACGGTTCTTTTTAAAGAATCGCTTAATCATGAAGTTTTTTGGTTCTGCCAAAAGTACATAGACAAATACCATACAAACTATCCTTACCCTAGATTTAAAGAAGACATCAGATCCCACCTAACAGATCTTTATGGTGACCCTGCACAAAATTTCCTGAGTGGGAAACTGTCATTTTCCTGTTTTTCCGCTTGGAAGGAAGGAAACTCATCCCTTTTAAAACTCTCCTTCTTTTTGAATGAAGAAGAATTTTTTCCTTACCGCTGGGATTACTACGACAACAAGGGCCAACTATTTTTAACCGAAGAAGATGAAACAAAAAATGGGAAAAAGGATAGTTTTACTTATTATTCACACTCGGGTTGTCCCAAAGAAATCACAAAAGACAAAAATGATTTTGGAGCTATGGATGAATGGTGGTATTTTAAAAATTGCCAGCTAGTTCGGATCGAACACGATGCAAATGAAAACGGGTTTCGAGAACGAATTTGTCATTATGAAAATGGAAAAGAATCTTATTGTGAAGGAGTTGGTGAAAAAGAAGAGAGAGAAGCTGTTCAGTTAGAAAACAATCAAAAATTCCAAGAGGCTCTCAAAGCCTATCGGAAGTCTTTGAAAGAATACAAAAAAGAAGTTTCCAATGGAACTTCCAGAACCTGTTCCCTTTTAAAAAAAATAGCAAACATTGAATACAATGAAAGAGACTTTGTATCTTTTACAAAAACATTGGATGAATTTTTTTCCTATCGCGCTTGTGAATCAGATTCTTTGGATGTACTCATTTATAAATCTTATTATTATTTATACGTTCTTGGTGATTATAAAACGGCCAAGGATAGTTATCAAAAAACTGCCGAAATCTATCGGAAAACTCATGGAGAAATCAGTCCCGAAATCCTACTCAACCTCGCTTATTCACATTTTATGGACAAAGATCCCGTTTCTTGCTTAGCGAGTTTGGATAAACTGAATAGCCGCAGGCTCACAGCCTATCCACGTTTTTTCCTATTTTACTATCGTGGTTCCTGTGAACTAAACCTTGGTCGCTGGGATGAAGCCTACACCAACTTAAAACGTGCACAAATTTTAGGAGGGGAACGCGAATTTCTCCCCGTAGTGTATTACAAGTTAGCCAGAGCCGCATTTGCAACAAAGCGAGACCAAGAAGGAAACCTTTGGACTCACCAAGCACTACTTTATGATTTTGATTTGATGGACAAAATGAATGCAGACCCTCTCTTTGAAACATTCTTTGAGTCCCCAAATGGGAAATCACACAAAAGAAAATATTACTTGAATAAACAAAAAAAACAATGA
- a CDS encoding RNA recognition motif domain-containing protein, with amino-acid sequence MGNLKFSLKEENIRQIFSVYGVIQDLKMIHDRETGNFRGFAFITYASPDEAEEAVTQMNGQPVDGRNLKVTFAEDKRKEKQN; translated from the coding sequence GTGGGAAATTTAAAATTTTCCCTTAAGGAAGAAAATATACGCCAGATTTTCTCCGTTTACGGAGTAATTCAAGATCTGAAAATGATTCATGACCGGGAAACTGGAAATTTTCGAGGGTTTGCTTTCATTACCTATGCCAGTCCTGATGAAGCAGAAGAGGCTGTGACCCAGATGAATGGACAACCTGTCGATGGTAGGAATCTCAAGGTTACCTTTGCCGAGGATAAAAGAAAAGAGAAACAGAATTAA
- a CDS encoding TonB-dependent receptor family protein, translating into MKIKPILKITLSFLLVLCLMGGNVFAQELGPKANPEETLPTNPNVENPSPEENPEDPKWKKAEIRVIGDKKDLKRIPGSATIITKKFLEETRPTDNMEVLRRVPGANIRYQDPAGLTMNLGFRGVSGEVSRKVLILEDGLFTSLNPYGEPEMYYTPSIERMERIEVVKGSGSILFGPSTIGGVVNFITRRPPKDPTLSIQTIGGENAYFSQMVNYGGTFGNTGFDVNVLRKQGDGFRANQGYFVNEANVKTIHQLNEKHNITTKVGFHQQESQATYVGLTTGMFQNNPKDNPAQNDKRSIERYSFSIGHEWTISEKTKMITRVYSAYTERNWARQNYSRNSRGSTIPSDAIATYDGEPYTSRNSDTIWMRGTNAHRDRTYKFAGIETKLQTEIETGPIKHEIDLGTRYHIDMAKVQLLNGPTTPDFVVYPNGVGSTPAVLLQSQTSLANSGELRDDERRSAKAVSVYLQDRIRLTEKFSVIPGVRYESFTQTRSINRARRDFDPATFDYFAGTNPTVQLDKTATTRNQIVLPGFGTTLDFAKNMTWFTGVHRGFSPPRYESAISPTAEDLVLKPERSWNYETGVRGDLTEYLSGQLVGYLLNFEDQIINSSAAGGNFGSRPVNAGRSIHRGVESNMTFDFGQFWKLNYSIPLDIIYTRTEAKSNQYTYNLNAWTRGDSNPLAHIDTNGNRLPYVSRDILTLSIGISSRSTGFYARVEWQYFSKQFHDLENSKTVSWYDTAGSTAANRTMLNYAGIKSDVSGLDGEIPAYELLNANIGYKKDNWSVFLSGKNLQDRKYISSRLPEGIQPGPFRQINFGVTLQL; encoded by the coding sequence ATGAAAATAAAACCAATTCTTAAAATTACTCTCTCTTTCTTATTGGTTCTTTGCCTAATGGGGGGCAATGTTTTTGCACAAGAACTTGGACCTAAGGCAAATCCCGAAGAAACTCTACCGACAAATCCAAATGTCGAAAATCCAAGTCCAGAAGAGAATCCTGAAGATCCGAAATGGAAGAAAGCAGAAATTCGGGTGATCGGAGATAAAAAAGACTTAAAACGAATTCCTGGTTCTGCGACCATCATTACGAAAAAATTTTTAGAAGAGACTCGGCCAACGGACAATATGGAAGTTTTGCGTCGTGTTCCAGGAGCTAACATCCGTTATCAAGATCCTGCAGGTCTCACTATGAATTTGGGATTTCGGGGTGTGAGTGGCGAGGTTTCAAGAAAGGTTCTTATCCTTGAAGATGGTCTATTTACTTCTTTAAACCCTTATGGGGAACCCGAAATGTATTATACACCATCTATCGAACGAATGGAACGCATTGAAGTGGTGAAGGGTTCAGGTTCCATTCTTTTTGGGCCATCGACCATCGGAGGGGTTGTCAATTTTATCACAAGACGTCCTCCTAAAGATCCCACGCTGAGTATCCAAACTATTGGGGGTGAAAATGCTTATTTCAGCCAAATGGTAAACTATGGTGGGACTTTTGGAAACACTGGATTTGACGTTAATGTCCTCAGGAAACAAGGTGATGGTTTTCGGGCGAACCAAGGTTACTTTGTGAATGAAGCAAATGTAAAAACCATACATCAGTTAAATGAGAAACACAATATTACTACTAAGGTTGGTTTTCACCAGCAAGAATCCCAAGCCACTTATGTGGGTCTTACCACAGGGATGTTTCAAAATAATCCTAAAGACAACCCTGCACAGAATGACAAACGAAGCATAGAACGTTATAGTTTTTCGATAGGACACGAGTGGACGATATCGGAAAAAACAAAAATGATTACGCGGGTGTATTCAGCTTATACAGAGCGTAATTGGGCTCGGCAAAACTATTCACGAAATTCAAGAGGTAGCACAATTCCCTCTGATGCCATCGCCACTTATGATGGAGAACCTTATACATCTAGAAATAGTGATACCATTTGGATGCGAGGCACCAACGCTCATAGAGATAGAACATATAAATTTGCAGGTATAGAAACCAAATTACAAACAGAGATTGAAACAGGTCCCATCAAACATGAAATTGATTTGGGTACACGTTACCATATTGATATGGCAAAAGTTCAACTTCTCAATGGTCCTACAACACCAGACTTTGTTGTATACCCCAATGGAGTTGGATCAACACCGGCAGTTCTTTTACAATCCCAAACCAGTTTAGCCAATAGTGGAGAACTTAGGGATGATGAAAGACGTTCTGCAAAAGCGGTCTCTGTATATTTGCAAGATAGAATTCGCCTAACAGAGAAATTTTCTGTCATTCCTGGGGTTCGTTATGAATCCTTCACACAAACACGATCTATCAATCGTGCCAGAAGAGATTTTGATCCAGCTACCTTTGATTATTTTGCAGGAACAAATCCAACGGTTCAATTGGATAAAACAGCGACCACAAGAAACCAAATCGTTCTCCCCGGTTTTGGAACTACTCTGGATTTTGCAAAAAATATGACCTGGTTTACTGGAGTTCACCGTGGTTTTTCTCCTCCAAGATATGAATCTGCCATTTCTCCGACTGCTGAAGATTTAGTATTAAAACCAGAAAGATCCTGGAACTATGAAACGGGTGTTAGGGGAGATCTGACCGAATACTTAAGTGGTCAATTGGTTGGTTATTTATTAAACTTTGAAGATCAAATCATTAATAGTTCTGCCGCAGGTGGAAATTTTGGCTCAAGACCTGTAAATGCGGGAAGGTCCATTCATAGAGGTGTGGAATCCAATATGACTTTTGATTTTGGTCAATTTTGGAAACTGAACTATTCAATCCCTCTCGACATTATTTATACTAGAACGGAAGCAAAATCTAACCAATATACGTATAATCTTAATGCATGGACAAGAGGAGATTCCAATCCTTTAGCGCATATTGATACCAATGGGAACCGCCTTCCTTATGTTTCAAGAGACATTCTCACACTTTCTATTGGAATTTCTAGTCGGAGTACGGGGTTTTATGCGCGAGTGGAGTGGCAGTATTTTTCAAAACAATTTCATGATTTAGAAAACTCTAAAACTGTGAGTTGGTATGATACTGCTGGCTCTACCGCAGCCAATAGAACCATGCTTAATTATGCAGGAATTAAATCAGATGTTTCTGGACTTGATGGAGAAATTCCTGCTTATGAACTTCTGAATGCAAATATTGGTTACAAAAAAGACAACTGGTCCGTGTTTCTTTCGGGGAAAAACTTACAAGACAGAAAATACATTTCTTCCCGTTTGCCAGAAGGAATCCAACCAGGTCCTTTTCGTCAGATTAATTTTGGTGTCACCTTACAGCTGTAA
- a CDS encoding AMP-dependent synthetase/ligase has product MKNFTTLNDVFYYANRAYGSKEMFFGKDAGKNFIGRTFSDIFHKAENLALSLLQMGIQPGDRIGLMADNRTEWAIADIATLLNGAINVPRGSDSTPQEIEYILSHSESKYCFVEHEKLYDLLKPILSNTKVEKVIILDPGFRSKDTLAVPMETLIQDGETHRKNLPSLELRSKQVKPDDLFTIIYTSGTTGMPKGVMLTHQNMVYNVIKVPPRVGLKNSDKTLSILPVWHIFERAIDYAIIAEGASIAYTNIRDLRDDFQKIKPSFMASAPRLWENLYLGIKQKLEKAPENKRKLFDFAYDICKKFKDGQDYLAGNRLLTKEESPFERAKNTAVSLGYVLNLYLLAKVLDGLVFSKIRDVLGGHLTGTISGGGALPSHVDEFFNVIGIPVYEGYGMTECAPIISVRSVGNVVQGSVGKWPDGTAVKIVNEQGESVPKGKMGIIHIKGPQVMKGYYKNEEATSKAIHDGWMNTGDLGFISFNDTLSVRGRVKDTIVLLGGENVEPVPIENLLLENALINQVIVVGQDQKSLTALVWPEKDRMKEAGLIVKEGEDLNQNKEIRLYFQNIIKKQISSENGFKSFEKLSDFRFLPKAMEVGDELTNLFKMKRNVIHDKYKDLIKSMYN; this is encoded by the coding sequence ATGAAAAATTTTACGACGCTGAATGATGTTTTTTATTATGCCAATCGAGCCTATGGCTCTAAAGAAATGTTCTTTGGAAAGGATGCAGGAAAAAACTTTATAGGTCGTACGTTTTCAGATATATTTCATAAAGCAGAAAATCTTGCCTTATCCCTTTTACAAATGGGAATCCAACCGGGAGATCGAATTGGCCTTATGGCGGACAACCGAACGGAATGGGCCATCGCCGATATCGCCACCCTGTTAAATGGGGCCATCAATGTTCCGCGTGGGTCTGATTCTACTCCTCAGGAAATTGAGTATATACTTAGCCACTCTGAAAGCAAATATTGTTTTGTAGAACACGAGAAGTTATATGATTTGTTAAAACCTATCCTTTCCAATACGAAAGTGGAAAAAGTCATTATCTTAGATCCTGGATTTCGTTCTAAGGATACACTCGCAGTTCCCATGGAAACTTTGATTCAGGATGGAGAAACACATCGCAAAAATCTACCTTCACTGGAGCTCAGATCCAAACAAGTAAAACCAGATGATCTATTTACCATAATTTATACTTCAGGCACTACCGGAATGCCAAAGGGTGTAATGCTTACCCATCAAAATATGGTATATAATGTGATCAAAGTTCCTCCGCGAGTCGGACTAAAAAATTCCGATAAGACACTTTCCATCCTTCCTGTTTGGCATATCTTTGAAAGGGCCATTGACTATGCGATCATTGCAGAAGGAGCCTCCATTGCTTATACCAACATCCGGGACTTGCGGGATGATTTCCAAAAAATCAAACCAAGTTTTATGGCCTCAGCCCCAAGACTCTGGGAAAACCTCTACCTTGGCATCAAACAAAAGTTAGAGAAAGCTCCAGAAAACAAACGGAAACTTTTTGATTTTGCTTATGATATCTGCAAAAAATTCAAAGATGGCCAAGACTATTTAGCGGGTAACAGACTTCTCACTAAAGAAGAGTCCCCTTTTGAAAGGGCAAAAAATACAGCAGTATCCCTTGGTTATGTTTTAAATCTATATTTACTTGCGAAGGTTTTAGACGGATTGGTTTTTTCTAAAATTCGAGATGTTTTAGGAGGCCACCTAACAGGAACGATATCGGGAGGTGGAGCACTTCCTTCCCATGTAGATGAATTTTTTAATGTCATTGGAATTCCTGTGTATGAAGGATATGGTATGACAGAATGTGCACCTATTATTTCCGTCCGATCTGTGGGGAATGTGGTGCAAGGATCCGTGGGAAAATGGCCAGATGGCACTGCTGTTAAAATTGTCAATGAACAAGGAGAATCCGTTCCCAAAGGAAAAATGGGGATCATTCACATCAAAGGCCCACAAGTGATGAAGGGTTATTATAAAAATGAAGAAGCTACCTCAAAAGCCATTCATGACGGTTGGATGAATACGGGAGACTTAGGATTTATTTCTTTTAATGACACCCTTTCGGTCCGCGGGCGAGTGAAAGATACCATCGTTTTATTGGGCGGAGAAAACGTAGAACCAGTCCCTATTGAGAATTTACTTCTAGAAAATGCTCTTATCAATCAGGTGATTGTGGTAGGTCAGGATCAAAAATCTCTCACAGCACTTGTTTGGCCAGAAAAAGATCGGATGAAAGAAGCGGGACTCATTGTAAAAGAAGGTGAAGACCTAAACCAAAACAAAGAGATCCGACTTTATTTCCAAAATATCATCAAAAAACAAATCTCCTCAGAAAACGGATTCAAATCCTTTGAAAAACTTTCTGACTTTCGGTTTTTACCAAAAGCCATGGAAGTGGGAGATGAACTGACGAATCTTTTCAAAATGAAAAGAAACGTCATTCATGATAAATACAAAGACTTAATCAAATCCATGTACAACTAA
- a CDS encoding EAL domain-containing response regulator has translation MNEKPYILCIDDEFFILWNLKEQLKKVFGSSFTIETAESAETAKEIMKEIAGSSGDLAVVICDHVMPGQKGDEFLIEMQETHPRTKKIMLTGQAPAQAIGNALNHGCLYRYLSKPWDAHDLELTIKQAIDAYFQEKSLEEKNKELADSLYFHRDSKYPNFESLVKQLKGEGNLKNNQSILLIKIVSFPIIIKTYGIEVYRKLFKKLLQLLSVHLQNEEKVFHIYSDEIAVLSNLSEQELVEKIRSFRMILKSDDLILDGVGFHLDCRYSSAAGQEDCYYKAKLALFRAEAQGSSDFVSYTDDLSTDHHLQNFQLSQKIQSAITNKQIVPYFQGIVDNQTKQIRKFECLARIKDRDAILTPDVFLKLAKVTGSIRMIGLQMIDESMNYFSDKSFDFSINLTESELEYKSFSKWVETKLANYKIDPSRVTFEILEDISFSENKNSLSTIRDLKSIGCEIAIDDFGVQYSNLARLLEFDPDYLKIDGQFIKNLPENKTAYLLVQGIVELARGIGAKVVAEFVDRPAIQDMIETLGIEYSQGYLFMKPSPAIPAEANLQL, from the coding sequence TTGAACGAAAAACCGTATATTCTATGCATCGATGATGAATTCTTCATTCTTTGGAATTTAAAGGAACAATTAAAAAAAGTCTTTGGATCTAGTTTTACTATCGAAACGGCGGAAAGTGCGGAAACTGCGAAAGAAATCATGAAAGAAATTGCGGGATCTTCCGGAGACTTGGCTGTGGTGATCTGTGATCACGTGATGCCTGGTCAAAAAGGGGATGAATTCCTGATTGAAATGCAAGAAACCCATCCGCGCACTAAAAAAATTATGCTTACCGGACAAGCACCGGCACAAGCCATAGGGAATGCACTCAACCACGGCTGTTTGTATCGGTATCTTTCCAAACCCTGGGATGCACACGATTTAGAACTGACCATCAAACAAGCCATTGATGCTTATTTCCAAGAGAAATCCTTAGAAGAAAAAAATAAGGAACTGGCTGACTCTCTCTATTTTCACAGAGATTCCAAATACCCTAATTTTGAATCCTTGGTAAAACAATTAAAAGGAGAGGGAAATCTAAAAAACAACCAATCCATTTTACTCATCAAAATTGTCAGTTTTCCCATCATCATCAAAACTTATGGGATTGAAGTGTATAGAAAGCTCTTTAAAAAGCTATTGCAACTGCTTTCCGTTCACTTACAAAACGAAGAAAAAGTATTTCATATCTATTCCGATGAAATTGCAGTTTTATCAAATCTCTCCGAACAAGAATTAGTCGAAAAAATCAGAAGTTTTCGTATGATTTTAAAATCAGATGATTTGATCTTAGATGGAGTTGGGTTCCATCTGGATTGTCGGTATTCTTCCGCCGCAGGGCAAGAAGATTGTTATTACAAAGCGAAACTTGCCTTATTTCGTGCAGAGGCACAAGGTTCCTCCGATTTTGTATCCTATACAGATGATCTTTCCACAGACCACCATCTTCAAAACTTTCAACTCAGTCAAAAAATTCAATCTGCCATCACAAACAAACAGATTGTCCCCTATTTCCAAGGAATCGTAGATAACCAAACAAAACAAATTCGAAAATTCGAATGTTTAGCCAGAATCAAAGATAGAGATGCCATCCTTACACCCGATGTCTTTTTAAAACTAGCAAAAGTCACAGGAAGCATCCGAATGATCGGTTTGCAAATGATTGATGAATCCATGAATTATTTTTCAGACAAATCCTTTGACTTTTCCATCAACCTTACCGAATCTGAATTGGAATATAAAAGTTTTAGTAAGTGGGTGGAAACAAAATTAGCAAATTACAAAATAGATCCGAGCCGTGTTACGTTTGAAATCTTAGAAGACATTAGTTTTTCCGAAAACAAAAATAGTTTATCTACCATTCGTGATTTGAAAAGTATTGGTTGTGAAATTGCGATTGATGATTTTGGAGTCCAGTATTCTAACCTTGCAAGGTTATTAGAATTTGATCCTGACTATTTAAAAATCGATGGTCAGTTTATCAAAAACCTACCAGAGAATAAAACTGCTTACCTTCTTGTACAAGGGATTGTAGAACTGGCTCGGGGAATTGGAGCCAAAGTTGTTGCAGAGTTTGTAGATCGCCCTGCCATTCAAGACATGATTGAAACCTTGGGTATCGAGTATTCCCAAGGGTATTTATTTATGAAACCGTCCCCTGCCATACCTGCAGAAGCCAATTTACAGCTGTAA